GGCCTGAGCGGCAGCGTCGAGATGCGCGGTGTGCTGCGGCTGCGGTTCGACTACGGGCGGGCGGTGCCCTGGGTGCGCGCCGCCGAGGGCAGCCGGGTGGCGGTCGCCGGGCCGGACTCCGTGTGGCTGCGCACCCCCTCCCAGGGCACCACCTACGGCAAGGACTTCAGCACCCGCTCGGACTTCACCGTCACCGCCGGCGAGCGCACCGCGTTCGTGCTGACCTGGCACCCCTCGCACGAGCCCCGGCCGGTACAGATCGACCCGTTCGAGGCGCTCCAGGACACCCTGGACGACTGGCACACCTGGTCCGCGCGCTGCCGCTACAACGGGCCGTACCGCGAGGCCGTGATCCGCTCGCTGATCACCCTGAAGGCGCTCACCTACGCGCCCACCGGCGGCATCGTCGCGGCCCCCACCACCTCGCTGCCCGAGGAGCTGGGCGGCGTACGCAACTGGGACTACCGCTACTGCTGGCTGCGCGACGCCAGCCTCACCCTGAACTGTCTGCTCTCCGCCGGGTATCTGGAGGAGGCCGGCGCCTGGCGGGACTGGCTGCTGCGTGCGGTGGCCGGCGCCCCCGACGATCTGCAGATCATGTACGGGCTGGCGGGTGAGCGGCGGCTGCCGGAGGCCGAGCTGCCGTGGCTGTCCGGATACTGCGACTCCCTTCCCGTACGCATCGGCAACGCCGCCGTCGAACAGCGTCAGCTCGACGTCTACGGCGAGGTGCTCGACTCCTTCCACATCGCGCGCACGGCCGGGCTGGCGTCGGAACCACACGCCTGGAGCATCCAGCGCGCGCTGGTGGACTACCTGGAGTCCAACTGGCGCGACCCCGACGAGGGGCTGTGGGAGATCCGCGGGCCGCGCCGGCACTTCGTGCACTCGAAGGTCATGGCCTGGGTGGCGGCCGACCGGGCGGTGCGGGCGATCGAGGCGGACCCGAAACTCGGCGGGGACGTCGAACGCTGGCGGGCGATGCGCGACGAGGTCCACCGCGAGGTGTGCGAGCGCGGCTACGACGCCGACCGCGGCACCTTCACCCAGTTCTACGGCTCCCGGGAGCTGGACGCCGCGACCCTGCTGATCCCCCGTGTCGGGTTTCTGCCGGGCGACGACCCGCGGGTCGTGAGCACCATCGACACCGTCCGCCGCGAGCTGACCCTCCCCCATTGCCCTGACAGCATGGAAGGTGCCCCCCTCGGACTGGTGCGCCGCTACAGCACCGAGGGCGGCTCGGTCGACGGGCTGCCGGGCGACGAGGGCACCTTCCTGGCCTGCTCGTTCTGGCTCGTCGACGCGCTGCGGCTGAGCGGCCGGCGGCACGAGGCCCGGGAGATGTTCGAGCAGCTGCTGGACCTGCGCAACGATCTGGGGCTGCTCTCCGAGGAGTACGACCCGGCCGCCGGCCGCCAGCTGGGGAACTATCCGCAGGCGTTCAGCCATATCGGCCTGGTGGGGGCCGCCTTCGGTCTGCGGGACGGGGCAGAGGCAGACTAGGGCCATGGATCTTGGACTCACCGACCGGACGTACGTCGTCACCGGGGCGACCCGTGGCCTCGGCTTCGCCACCGCCCGTGCACTGGTCGCCGACGGCGCCAATGTCGTGATCACCGGACGCACCGAGGAGAGCGCGGCCGCGGCCGCCGCCCCCCTCGGCGCACGCGCGCTGGGCGTGGCGGCCGACAACGCCGACCCGGAGGCACCCGACCGTCTGGTGGCCGCGGCCAGGGAACGCTTCGGCCGCCTGGACGGAGTGCTCATCAGCGTGGGCGGCCCGCCGCCCGGCACCGCCGCCGACAACACCGACGACCAGTGGCGGACGGCCTTCGAGTCGGTCTTCCTCGGCGCGGTACGGCTGGCCCGTACGGCCGCCGCCGAGCTGACGGAGGGCGGCGTGATCGGCTTTGTGCTGTCCGGTTCGGTGCATGAGCCGATCCCCGGTCTGACCGTCTCCAACGGGCTCCGCCCCGGCCTCGCCGGCTTCGCCAAGTCGCTGGCCAACGAGGTGGGCCCACGCGGCATCCGCGTCCTCGGCGTACTGCCCGGCCGGATCGCCACCGACCGGATGACCCAGCTCGACGCGCTCTCCGGCGACCCGGAGGGCTCCCGCGCCCGCAACTCCGCGTCGATCCCGCTGGGCCGCTACGGCAAGCCGGAGGAGTTCGGCCGGGTCGCCGCGTTCCTGCTGTCGCCGGCCGCGTCGTATGTCAGCGGCGTGATGGTGCCCGTGGACGGCGGGGCGCTGCACGGCTTCTGACGGGGCACCCGCCACGATCCGGCGGACGGGCGCCGGGCCCTGTCCGGCCCTGATCCGGCGGACAGGGCCTAACTGACCCGTTCGGGCCGGTGCTTGACCGCGCGCAGCCGGATGTCCGCCGGCAGGTGGTCGAGCCCGGCCGAGCGGCGGGCACGGTCCAGCGCCTCGTCCGACAGACGCCGGACCACGGTCCCCGGGTCGGCGTGCGGGACGAGGGCCAGCACGGCCCGGATCCGCGGTGTGCTCCGGCGGCCCGTCAGCAGCACACCGGCCCGGTCGACGCCCTCCAGCGACTCCGTTTCGGCCGCGAGGACGTCCTTCAGCGCCCGGCCGCGCAGCAGGGCGCCCTCGCCGTCGCCGCTGTCGACGAGGATCTCGTCCAGCCGGTGGCGCCGGAACTGGGTCAGCAGCCACCACAGCACCAGCAGCACGAAGACGGCCAGGACGAGGATGACAAGGGGCCAGAACCAGCCCTGGCCGGTCCAGTGGGTGCGCCGGTGCGCGGGGAGCAGCACGTCGTCGGGGCGGGACCAGGGCCAGTGGGCGGGCAGGCGCAGATGCCATTTCGCCGGCAGGCCGAGGCCGCCGAACAGCGCCAGGCCACCGGTGCCGAGCAGCACCACACCGGTCAGGCCGAGCAGCACCCGGTTGATCGTTCTGCGGACCCTGCGCATCGCTCGCTCACCTCTTCTTCGGGCGCCGGACGTCCACGGTCAGGCCGAGCCGGCGGGCCGGCCCCAGCTGCCGCAGACCCTCGCCGAGCGCGGCGTCGAGGTCGGCGCGGACCTCGTCCAGCTCACGGAAGTGCGAGACGGCGTGCGCCTTGGCCTTGCGACGGCTGACCTTCATCCGCACGGACTGGACGCCGGCGACCTCCATGGCACGGTCGCGCAGCACCAGCGCGGCGGCCGCCCGGTCCAGCCCGGAACGGACGTCCGGGGCCACGTGCCGCATCGGCAGCACCTGGCGCAGTCCGGGGGTGACGGCCAGCACGATCAGCCAGATACCGAGCACCGCCGCGACCGCGGCGGCGCCCAGCACCCAGGGGTCGTCGAGATGACGGGTGGCCAGTTCATGGGCGAGCCGCCGGCGCCAGGCCATCGCGGAGCGGTCGGCGCGCACCGCGGCCACGTCGTAGAGCAGCAGGCCCGCGGCGGCCAGCAGCAGCAGCGCGACCACGGTGGCCGGCACCCGCCGGTCCGACCAGAAGCGCCCGGTCCGGTCGTCGTCCGCGGTGCTCGTGGCGGCCGGGTCCGGGGCGGAGGGCGTCGGCCCGGCCGGCGCGTCCGGCGTTTTGTCGAGGGTGGGCAGCCGCCGGGTGTCCGGCAGCTCCGCGTCGTCGTCGCTCATCGCACCCTCCCGCGGGTGCCTTCCAGCAGCGGGGAGTGCAGCCGCTCGACCTCCACCGCGACCTCGGGGACCTCCATGCTCGCCAACGCCTTCACCCGCTCGGCGACCTGACGGCGCACCACCCGGCACTGCCCGCCGATGTCGGAGGGGTAGCCCAGTTCCACGGCGATCCGCACCCGTGCCTCGCCGAAGTGCCCGCGGTCATCGCGCCGGTGCACCGTCACCGTCGCATGCGCGTCCGTGGGGGCCTGCGGGGACTCGCCGCGCAGTGCCTCCCGGGCCGCCTGCGCGGCGATCTTCGCCACCACCCGGTCCGCGATTCTGGTCTGGCCGCGCTCACCCGCCGCCACGCCGGCGGCAGCGGCGGCCGGGGACACCGTCGCCACCCGGCTTCACCGCCGCCGGTCGTCGCGGTCGCTGCTGCGCGGACGGAAGAATTCACCGGCCTGGAGATCCCCGTCGAGGAATCTGCCGACCACGAAGCCGATGGCGCCCAGCGCCGCCACCAGTACGAAGGCGCCAAATCCGCCGAAGTATCCGGCGAAGCCCAGCGCCATTCCGGCCAAGAGGCCGGCCACGGCCATGCTCATCGTGCGCTCCTTCGCTACCCCTTCGGACGGGCCCGGTCAGTGGAGCCGGGGCTCCGCTCCTTCTTCTTCGTCTTCCTCGTCGGGCAGCTTGACGTCGCTGACCGCGATATTGACCTCGACGACCTCCAGGCCCGTCATCCGCTCCACGGCGGAGATGACGTTCTCCCGGACGGAGCGCGCGATATCGGCGATGGCGACGCCGTAGTCGACCACGATCTCCAGGTCCAGCGCGGTCTGCACCTCGCCGACCTCGGCCTTGACCCCGCGGGTCGCGGTCGCGGACCTGCCGCCGCCGGGCACCCGGTCGCGTACGGCGCCGAGCGTACGGGCGAAACCGCTGCCCATCGCATGCACGCCGACGACGTCCCGGGCCGCCAGACCGGCGATCTTCTCCACGACACCGTCGGCGATGGTGGTCCGCCCACGGGTCGCGGGGTCGCCGCCGCCCCGCTTGGCAGGAGTCCGGGGTCCCTCCGCATGCTGCTGGCTCTCGCTCATGGCCGTACGTCCCTTTCCGCGAGGAGAAGCGGCCGGTCCGCTCCGCTGCCCACAGTAGGTCCGGTTTGTCCGGTCCGCTCCGGGGGTGCGGCAGCAGAGTGCTCCCTACGGCGCCGTCCGGCACACCGCCCTGCCGTACGGGCCGGTGTGCGGCAGTCTGGGGAGTTGTCCGGGATGTGTCCGGGAACAGGTCCGGGGACCTGCCGGGAAAGGGGTGACGCGGTGGCCGCGAACCAGTTGGCGCAGACGGTACGGGCTCAGCTCGGGATCGGCCGGGTACTGCCGCTCGGCGGGCCCGCGGACGGATCATGGATCACCGAGCAGGCGGCCGCCGGGGCGCTGCGGGCGGCCGCCGGGACGCCGGCCGGTGTCCGCATCGGCACGCTGCGGCTGTCCGTCGCCGACCCCGCCCACGCCCCCGAGCCCGCGGTGCCGGCGCCGCCGAGCGCACTGCCGCCCGGCCCGCTGCGGATCGAGGCGGACTTCGCCGCGGTCGCCGACCGGCCGCTGCCCACCCTCGCCGACCAGGTGCGTACCGCGCTGCTGGAGGCGGCGGTCCGGGAGCTGGGGCTGGTGGTGGGAGTGGTGGATCTGCGGGTCACCGGACTGCTGGAAGGGGACGAGGCCGAGGCGGCCGCCGCGGCACCGCCGCCCGCCGCCCATACGGGAGGCCCCGTTGCCACCCCCGCGACGGGCGACCGGACGGGTGCGACACAGGAGGGCCCGGAGGGGGTCGCCGCCGTCGCACGGGAGGTTGCGGGTGTGGCCCGGCTGGCGCCGGCGCTCGGCGGGCTGTCCCGTCCGCTGCAGTTCAGCGACGGGCATGTGCTGATCCAGCTGGCGACCGCGCCCGGCTATCGGGCACTGGATGTCTCGTGCGCCGTACGCCGGGCGGTGGCGGCCGCACCGGCGGCACCGTCGACGGTTGCCGTGCTGGTCACCGCCGTGGAACAGGACTGACGGGCGCCCCCGGCCGGGGACGCCCGTCAGTGCCCGGGTGCGCGGGTGCTACTCCCCCACGCCCGCGAGGTCGCGCAGCCGGCGCGCCTGGGCGGCCCGTTCGGCGCGTCGCTGCTCCTCGTACGTACGGCCCGCGGCGCCGGCCAGCAGCGCCTTGGTCTCGATGACGGCGTCGCGCGGCGGGGCGGTGAGCGCGGCGGCCAGGTCGGCCACCGTGGCATCGAGTTCGTCCGCGGGCACCACGAGGTTGGCGAGGCCGATCCGCTCGGCCTCCTCGGCATGCACGAAGCGCCCGGTGGCGCAGATCTCCAGCGCCCGGGCGTAGCCCACCAGCCCGACCAGGGGATGGGTACCGGTCAGGTCCGGTACGAGTCCCAGGCTGGTCTCGCGCATGGCGAATTGGACGTCCGGCGCGACCACCCGCAGATCGCAGGCCAGGGCGAGCTGGAAGCCCGCGCCGATGGCATGGCCCTGCACGGCGGCGATGGACACCAGGTCATTGCGCCGCCACCAGGTGAACGCTTCCTGGTACTCGGCGATCGTGGCATCCAGCTCGCTGTCCGAGCCGCGCGCCAGATCGATGAACGACGGCTCGCCGTCGAAGCCTTCGGGCGTGAACGCCTGACGGTCGAGGCCCGCGGAGAAGGACTGGCCCTCACCACGCAGCACTGCCACCCGCACAGTTCCGGGCAGCACCGAACCCGCCTCGGCAAGCGCCCGCCACATGGCCGGCGACTGCGCATTGCGCTTCGCCGCGTTGGCGAGGGTCACTGTGGCGATCGCACCGTCAACGGTGAGTCGCACACCGTGCTTGTCGAGCAGAGTCATGAGCGCCTCCGAGTCAGCCAGCCGCACCTGCGTGCGTAAGTGACTGAACGGTAACCTCCCGGCCGACTGGTCGGCCGACCGGGGGGACACCGCTGCACCCGGAGTCGCAGCCGTCAGGCCGATGCGGCCTTCTTGCCCCTCGTGGCTCCGCCGCGACCGCGCAGGACCACACCGGATTCGCTGAGCATCCGGTGCACGAATCCGTAGGAGCGGCCGGTTTCCTCGGCCAGCGCCCGGATGCTCGCACCGGAGTCGTACTTCTTCTTCAGGTCTGCCGCGAGCTTCTCGCGCGCGGCGCCGGTTACCCGGCTGCCCTTCTTCAGAGTCTCGGCCACCCGTGCCTCCTCGTGGGAAGTGCGCTCTGGACTCTCATGATCACCCCTCCCCGGCTTCCTGGCCACCCATTCCGCAAGGTCAGTACGACATCCTTTGCCGCCCGGCACCCGCCCGCACGGCCCGGAATCCCGTATTCCGCCCAGCCGGGAGACCGTCCGGGCCCGACCTTTCGCAAGAAGTGGCAGGTCAGGTGGTGTGCCGCCGAAATGGTGACGGCCGGGCCCATGGGACCCGGCCGTATGCCGCAGACTCGCCGGTGTACGAGCCGTTCTCACTCAGATGATGGATCACACATCGGCCGAATGATCCATACGGCATGATCCATCCGCCGTGATCAGGCCAGCGCGACGAGGTCCGCGTAGTCCTGGCCCCACAGGTCCTCGACGCCGTCGGGCAGCAGGATGATGCGCTCCGGCTCCAGTGCGTCCACCGCGCCCTCGTCGTGCGACACCAGGACCACCGCACCCGTGAAGGTGTGCAGCGCGCCGAGGATCTCCTCGCGGCTGGCCGGGTCGAGGTTGTTGGTGGGCTCGTCGAGCAGCAGCACATTGGCGGAGGAGACGACCAGCGTCGCCAGGGCGAGGCGGGTCTTCTCGCCGCCGGAGAGCACCCCGGCGGGCTTGTCGACGTCGTCCCCGGAGAAGAGGAAGGAACCCAGCGTCTTGCGGATGGCCACCAGGTCCATGTCCGGGGCGGCCGAGCGCATGTTCTCCAGGACCGTGCGGTCCGGGTCCAGGGTCTCGTGCTCCTGGGCGTAGTAGCCGAGCTTGAGGCCGTGCCCGGGGCGGACCTCGCCGGTGTCCGGTGTCTCGACGCCGGCCAGCAGGCGCAGCAGGGTGGTCTTGCCCGCACCGTTGAGGCCGAGGATGACGACCCGGGAGCCCTTGTCGATGGCCAGGTCGACGTCGGTGAAGATCTCCAGGGAGCCGTAGGACTTCGACAGGCCCTCGGCGGTGAGCGGGGTCTTGCCGCACGGCGCCGGGTCCGGGAAGCGCAGCTTGGCGACCTTGTCGGAGGCGCGCACCGCCTCCAGGCCGGCGAGCAACTTGTCGGCGCGCTTGGCCATGTTCTGCGCGGCGACGGTCTTGGTGGCCTTGGCCCGCATCTTGTCGGCCTGGCTGTTGAGGGCCGCGGCCTTCTTCTCGGCGTTCTGCCGCTCGCGCTTGCGGCGCTTCTCGTCGGCCTCGCGCTGCTGCTGGTAGAGCTTCCAGCCCATGTTGTAGATGTCGATGTTCGAGCGGTTGGCGTCGAGGTAGAACACCTTGTTGACGACGGTCTCGACCAGGTCGACATCGTGCGAGATCACGATGAAGCCGCCGCGGTAGGTCTTGAGGTAGTCGCGCAGCCAGACGATCGAGTCCGCGTCGAGGTGGTTGGTCGGCTCGTCGAGCAGCAGGGTGTCGGAGTCCGAGAACAGGATCCGGGCCAGCTCGACGCGGCGGCGCTGACCGCCGGAGAGCGTATGGAGCGGCTGGCCGAGGATGCGGTCGGGCAGGCCGAGGCTGGCGGCGATGGTCGCGGCCTCCGCCTCGGCGGCGTAGCCGCCCTTGGTCAGGAACTCGGTCTCCAGGCGCTCGTACTTCTTCATCGCCTTGTCGCGGGTGGCGCCCTTGCCTTTGGCCATCCGGTCCTCGTTCTCCCGCATCTTGCGGAGCACGGAGTCCAGATCACGGGCGGACAGGATGCGGTCGCGGGCGAGCACGTCCAGGTCGCCGGTGCGCGGGTCCTGCGGCAGATAGCCGACGTCGCCGGAGCGGGTGACCGTGCCGGCGGCGGGGATGCCCTCGCCCGCCAGCACCTTGGTGAGGGTGGTCTTGCCGGCGCCGTTGCGGCCGACCAGGCCGATGCGGTCGCCCTTGGCGATACGGAAGGAAGCGGACTCGATGAGGATGCGGGCGCCGGCACGCAGCTCGAGGCCGGAGGCGGTGATCACGGAAAAAAGCTCCAGGGCAGGAAGACGGCGGATTGGACGGACGGTCCGAGAGCGGGCTGCGCCGTCTAATGAACCCAAGGGAGAACTGCCATGGGAGGCAGTCTAACGGCCCTGTGCAAGTGGTTTACCTCCCACGTATTCGGCTGTCCGGCCGTGGGGGTTGTTCGCCGTTTGTCGCCCGCTGAGCGGTGCGCTCGCCGTTGCGCCTGCGGCGGGCGGGGTCCGCTGCGCGGGGCTGTCGGGGTGCGGTGACGGGCCTCCGCGGGTGGGGTGCCGGACTGCTTCGCTTTACGTCCGGCACCCCACCCGCTCCGGCCCGTCCCCTCCCGTTGGGGGTGGGAAAAGCCAGGTGGGGGTGAACGGTGGTGGTCCGGTGCACTTCGTGGTCACATCGGGACACGTTGTTCATCACGAGGCGACCAGAGGGGCCCGCACGGCCATGGAGGGGCCTGGTGTGTGGGGCTTTGCTTCCGAAGGCTCCAAGAAAGAGCAAAGGCGGAGCGCAGCGGAGCGTAAAACGAAGCAGTCCACACACCAGGCCCCGGAGGCCCGTCACCGCACCCGACACCCGCCCACCCGCCCGCCGCAGGCGCAACGGCGAGCGCACCGCGCAGCGGGCGACAAACGGCGAGAAACCCCCACGGCGGGAAAGCCAAAAACGTGGGGATCAGACCCCACCCGTGTGGACCTGGAACGCCGCGCGCCGGACGGCCTTGGCGAGCGCCGGGTCGGGGTGGGCCGCGGCCAGCGCCACCAGCACCTGGACGGTACGGGGGTGTCCGATGGCGCGTACCTCCGCCAGGAGGCGCGGCACCGAGCCCTGGACCGCCGAATCGAGGTGCCGCACCAGCAGTTGGGTCTCGCCGTGGTCGGCGACGGCCGCCGCGGTGTCCACCCACAGCCAGGTCGACTCCTCGCGGGTGAGCACATCGGGCGCCGTCTCCGGGTCGCCGCCCTCGTGCTCGACCAGCCACAGCAGGGCGTACGGCCGCAGGCCCGGCTCGTCGGCGGCGGCCCGCACGGCGGGCTCGGCCGGGGCGCCGACCGCCCGCAGCGCCTCGAAGGCCAGGCCGCGCAGCAGCGCGTCCTCACCGCGGGCCACGGTCAGCAGCTCCTCGACGGCCGCCCCGACGGAGCGGGCGGCGAGCCAGGCGCGGTATTCGGCGCGGGCCGGGCCGGGGGTGAGCCGGGCACAGCCGCGCAGCATCGCCTCCGCGGACTGTTCGATATGGCCGGCCGGGCCCTGCGCGGCGACACAGATCTGCTCCAGCTTGACCCACACCGACCAGTTGCCGAGCGGCGTCAGCTGCGCCTCGGACGCGTCATGGGCGGCCGCGTAGCCGTCGTCGTGCGCACCGTCCGGCGGCACCAGCGCGCCGACGGTCAGCAGCGCGTCCAGCGCCCAGCCCAGCAGCTCGGCCAGCGACGCCCCCGCGGCGTCGTCGGCCGCCACCGCGGCATCGTCGGTGCTGCCCGGGGCCGGGTCCTGGCCGTAGGGGACCTCGCAGCGTTCCGTCCGCAGCTCGGCGACGCGCTGGTCCAGCATGTCCAGCAGCACCGGCAGCCGGACCGGGCCGGCCGACAGATGCAGCAGGGACAGCAACTGCGGCAGCGCCTCGACGACTTCGGCGACTATCGCGGGGCCGGCGCCGGGCGGTGCGGGGCGGGCCAGCGACCAGGCGTCGAAGAGCGCGACCCAGCCGCGCAGCACGGCCGTGTCGTCGCGGTCCCAGGCGCGCAGCCGCCAGCCGGGGCGGGCGAGGCCGTCGTGGAGCTCGACGAGTCCGGCGAGCCGGGCCCGGTCCCAGTCGGCCCGGACCTGCTGCGGCGTCAGGCCCAGGGCCTCGGCGGCACGTTCCGCCGCGGCCTTCGGCAGCGCCCCGTCCGGACCGGCGCGCAGGGCGGCGCCGTCGGCCCAGCGGGCGAGGCGCGCCGCACCGGCCAGCACGGCACGGGCCTGCCGGGCCAGTTCCGCGGGCGGCGGCGTGCCCTCGGGCGGGCGGGGCGCCGGACGCTTGGTCCGGGTTGTCACCGCCCGGCGGGCGGCCGCAACCGGTTGACGGGGGACGAGTCGGAGCCGG
This Streptomyces decoyicus DNA region includes the following protein-coding sequences:
- a CDS encoding Asp23/Gls24 family envelope stress response protein — translated: MSESQQHAEGPRTPAKRGGGDPATRGRTTIADGVVEKIAGLAARDVVGVHAMGSGFARTLGAVRDRVPGGGRSATATRGVKAEVGEVQTALDLEIVVDYGVAIADIARSVRENVISAVERMTGLEVVEVNIAVSDVKLPDEEDEEEGAEPRLH
- a CDS encoding glycoside hydrolase family 15 protein, whose product is MHPHIEDYALIGDLQTAALVGRDGSIDWLCLPRFDSGACFAALLGGKDNGHWRLSPRSSEARAQRSYRGESLILDTVWETPTGSVRVIDFMPQRDRQPDVVRIVEGLSGSVEMRGVLRLRFDYGRAVPWVRAAEGSRVAVAGPDSVWLRTPSQGTTYGKDFSTRSDFTVTAGERTAFVLTWHPSHEPRPVQIDPFEALQDTLDDWHTWSARCRYNGPYREAVIRSLITLKALTYAPTGGIVAAPTTSLPEELGGVRNWDYRYCWLRDASLTLNCLLSAGYLEEAGAWRDWLLRAVAGAPDDLQIMYGLAGERRLPEAELPWLSGYCDSLPVRIGNAAVEQRQLDVYGEVLDSFHIARTAGLASEPHAWSIQRALVDYLESNWRDPDEGLWEIRGPRRHFVHSKVMAWVAADRAVRAIEADPKLGGDVERWRAMRDEVHREVCERGYDADRGTFTQFYGSRELDAATLLIPRVGFLPGDDPRVVSTIDTVRRELTLPHCPDSMEGAPLGLVRRYSTEGGSVDGLPGDEGTFLACSFWLVDALRLSGRRHEAREMFEQLLDLRNDLGLLSEEYDPAAGRQLGNYPQAFSHIGLVGAAFGLRDGAEAD
- a CDS encoding helix-turn-helix domain-containing protein, with amino-acid sequence MAETLKKGSRVTGAAREKLAADLKKKYDSGASIRALAEETGRSYGFVHRMLSESGVVLRGRGGATRGKKAASA
- the amaP gene encoding alkaline shock response membrane anchor protein AmaP, yielding MRRVRRTINRVLLGLTGVVLLGTGGLALFGGLGLPAKWHLRLPAHWPWSRPDDVLLPAHRRTHWTGQGWFWPLVILVLAVFVLLVLWWLLTQFRRHRLDEILVDSGDGEGALLRGRALKDVLAAETESLEGVDRAGVLLTGRRSTPRIRAVLALVPHADPGTVVRRLSDEALDRARRSAGLDHLPADIRLRAVKHRPERVS
- a CDS encoding DUF6286 domain-containing protein, with amino-acid sequence MSDDDAELPDTRRLPTLDKTPDAPAGPTPSAPDPAATSTADDDRTGRFWSDRRVPATVVALLLLAAAGLLLYDVAAVRADRSAMAWRRRLAHELATRHLDDPWVLGAAAVAAVLGIWLIVLAVTPGLRQVLPMRHVAPDVRSGLDRAAAALVLRDRAMEVAGVQSVRMKVSRRKAKAHAVSHFRELDEVRADLDAALGEGLRQLGPARRLGLTVDVRRPKKR
- a CDS encoding SDR family oxidoreductase; amino-acid sequence: MDLGLTDRTYVVTGATRGLGFATARALVADGANVVITGRTEESAAAAAAPLGARALGVAADNADPEAPDRLVAAARERFGRLDGVLISVGGPPPGTAADNTDDQWRTAFESVFLGAVRLARTAAAELTEGGVIGFVLSGSVHEPIPGLTVSNGLRPGLAGFAKSLANEVGPRGIRVLGVLPGRIATDRMTQLDALSGDPEGSRARNSASIPLGRYGKPEEFGRVAAFLLSPAASYVSGVMVPVDGGALHGF
- a CDS encoding ABC-F family ATP-binding cassette domain-containing protein is translated as MITASGLELRAGARILIESASFRIAKGDRIGLVGRNGAGKTTLTKVLAGEGIPAAGTVTRSGDVGYLPQDPRTGDLDVLARDRILSARDLDSVLRKMRENEDRMAKGKGATRDKAMKKYERLETEFLTKGGYAAEAEAATIAASLGLPDRILGQPLHTLSGGQRRRVELARILFSDSDTLLLDEPTNHLDADSIVWLRDYLKTYRGGFIVISHDVDLVETVVNKVFYLDANRSNIDIYNMGWKLYQQQREADEKRRKRERQNAEKKAAALNSQADKMRAKATKTVAAQNMAKRADKLLAGLEAVRASDKVAKLRFPDPAPCGKTPLTAEGLSKSYGSLEIFTDVDLAIDKGSRVVILGLNGAGKTTLLRLLAGVETPDTGEVRPGHGLKLGYYAQEHETLDPDRTVLENMRSAAPDMDLVAIRKTLGSFLFSGDDVDKPAGVLSGGEKTRLALATLVVSSANVLLLDEPTNNLDPASREEILGALHTFTGAVVLVSHDEGAVDALEPERIILLPDGVEDLWGQDYADLVALA
- a CDS encoding enoyl-CoA hydratase/isomerase family protein, with amino-acid sequence MTLLDKHGVRLTVDGAIATVTLANAAKRNAQSPAMWRALAEAGSVLPGTVRVAVLRGEGQSFSAGLDRQAFTPEGFDGEPSFIDLARGSDSELDATIAEYQEAFTWWRRNDLVSIAAVQGHAIGAGFQLALACDLRVVAPDVQFAMRETSLGLVPDLTGTHPLVGLVGYARALEICATGRFVHAEEAERIGLANLVVPADELDATVADLAAALTAPPRDAVIETKALLAGAAGRTYEEQRRAERAAQARRLRDLAGVGE
- a CDS encoding Asp23/Gls24 family envelope stress response protein — protein: MATVSPAAAAAGVAAGERGQTRIADRVVAKIAAQAAREALRGESPQAPTDAHATVTVHRRDDRGHFGEARVRIAVELGYPSDIGGQCRVVRRQVAERVKALASMEVPEVAVEVERLHSPLLEGTRGRVR